Proteins from a genomic interval of Undibacterium parvum:
- a CDS encoding Y-family DNA polymerase: MPKPPVLWLAVHLPLLSIETFQPNWLADHGTVVLDKNRVVALSNYARAAGVQLGMRSGSVAMLLPEAKLRQYDAAQEQATLQRVALALLIYSPQVASAEQASLLMNIGASLRLFGGVRQLRQRVLASMALLGVSVTLGYAPSAGAAWLMAHAASATGRRGRYCLTARRLSARLDPLPVRLLAAAAPWRDWLQGIDCHDLKSLRQLPRAGIQRRCGKALLASLDYAYGQAAELHQWLQVPAEFIAYVELPERIEQAEALLNYAQVLLQQLSGWLRAKQLALSQLQLELEHERGRLAVAPSQVMISLAEPTWQAEHLARLLKERLAQLSLATPVIGLRLHAAQLVAMQAPSASLFPDPSGSPQQQHRLLELLVARLGSENILQTQPLADYRPEVANHWIAALQSQSKAHSTTHNAAQLAPAPAAMMNRPSWLLATPIALELRQHRPYYRGALSILSPPERIEAGWWNGQLITRDYFIAETSEHLRCWIYHERISAAQQAEQANEAAVWYLHGWFG; the protein is encoded by the coding sequence GTGCCCAAGCCACCCGTACTGTGGCTGGCCGTGCATTTACCACTGCTCAGCATAGAAACTTTCCAGCCGAACTGGCTGGCTGATCATGGCACGGTGGTGCTGGATAAAAATCGCGTGGTAGCGCTATCAAACTATGCGCGCGCGGCCGGTGTGCAACTGGGCATGCGCAGTGGCAGTGTGGCGATGCTGCTACCCGAGGCGAAACTGAGGCAATATGATGCTGCGCAAGAGCAAGCGACACTGCAACGTGTCGCGCTCGCGCTACTTATCTACTCGCCACAGGTGGCCAGCGCCGAGCAGGCTAGCTTACTGATGAATATCGGTGCCAGCTTGCGCCTGTTTGGCGGGGTGCGGCAATTGCGGCAGCGCGTGCTGGCCAGCATGGCGCTACTGGGCGTCAGCGTCACGCTGGGCTATGCCCCTAGCGCAGGCGCAGCCTGGCTCATGGCGCATGCAGCCAGCGCAACAGGCCGACGCGGGCGCTACTGCCTGACAGCGCGCCGCCTCAGTGCGCGGCTAGATCCTCTTCCGGTGCGCTTATTAGCTGCCGCCGCGCCCTGGCGCGACTGGCTGCAGGGCATAGACTGTCATGATTTAAAAAGTCTGCGCCAACTACCACGCGCCGGGATACAGCGACGCTGTGGCAAGGCCTTACTCGCCAGCCTGGACTACGCTTACGGCCAAGCCGCAGAACTACATCAGTGGCTGCAAGTGCCGGCAGAATTTATCGCCTACGTCGAACTACCTGAGCGCATAGAACAGGCCGAGGCCTTGCTCAATTATGCGCAAGTCTTACTGCAACAACTGAGTGGCTGGCTCAGAGCCAAACAGTTGGCGCTGAGCCAATTACAACTAGAGTTGGAGCACGAGCGCGGACGCCTGGCAGTCGCGCCTAGCCAGGTCATGATCAGCTTAGCCGAACCCACCTGGCAAGCCGAGCATCTGGCGCGCTTATTAAAAGAAAGACTGGCGCAACTAAGCCTTGCCACGCCGGTGATAGGCTTGCGTCTGCACGCCGCACAGCTGGTCGCCATGCAAGCCCCCAGCGCCAGCCTGTTTCCCGACCCAAGCGGCAGCCCGCAACAGCAGCACCGCTTATTAGAGCTACTAGTGGCACGCTTGGGCAGCGAGAATATCCTGCAAACGCAGCCGCTCGCCGACTACAGACCGGAAGTAGCGAATCACTGGATAGCCGCGCTGCAGTCGCAGTCCAAGGCGCATAGCACAACGCACAACGCGGCGCAATTAGCGCCCGCACCGGCAGCCATGATGAACCGCCCGAGCTGGTTGCTGGCCACACCCATCGCTCTGGAACTAAGACAACATAGGCCGTATTATCGCGGCGCACTGAGCATACTCTCGCCGCCCGAACGCATCGAAGCCGGTTGGTGGAATGGGCAATTAATCACCCGCGATTACTTCATCGCCGAAACCAGCGAACATCTGCGCTGCTGGATCTACCACGAGAGAATCAGCGCGGCACAACAGGCCGAGCAGGCGAATGAAGCTGCAGTCTGGTATCTGCATGGCTGGTTCGGATAA
- a CDS encoding energy transducer TonB: protein MTLLAAELKVLDMKIRRIVLLACCAVAACSTPTPGGKKGDEVGKKSDERVGSSNSLTLNGYKRELAQHLCGRNASKVYAERPQALLRSVIVLKYSMNGEGKLLRSEVLRSNHDKVTENIALASISNAAPFPKPSSLLVKNGKLEITETWLFNDDGRFQLRTIAQPQMSE from the coding sequence ATGACGCTGCTAGCAGCTGAATTGAAAGTGTTGGACATGAAAATAAGACGCATAGTGTTGCTTGCCTGTTGTGCCGTAGCCGCTTGTTCCACACCTACACCAGGTGGAAAAAAAGGCGATGAAGTCGGAAAAAAATCCGATGAGAGAGTAGGTTCATCGAACTCTTTGACGCTCAATGGCTATAAGCGTGAATTGGCGCAGCATCTTTGTGGGCGTAATGCCAGCAAGGTGTATGCGGAGAGACCGCAGGCCTTGCTGCGCTCGGTGATCGTCTTAAAATACAGCATGAATGGCGAGGGTAAATTACTGCGCAGCGAGGTGCTGCGCAGCAACCACGATAAAGTCACAGAAAACATTGCCCTGGCGAGTATCAGCAATGCCGCGCCTTTTCCTAAGCCTAGTTCGCTGCTGGTAAAAAACGGTAAATTAGAGATCACCGAGACCTGGTTGTTTAATGACGATGGCCGTTTTCAATTAAGAACCATCGCCCAGCCGCAAATGAGCGAATAA
- a CDS encoding TatD family hydrolase, translating to MYIDSHCHINFPELAVRMPEILQKMQDNGVTHALCVSVDLPDFPQVLALAEQYPHIYASVGVHPDYEDTEEPSAEQLVKLSQHPKIIAIGETGLDYFRLKGDLEWQRERFRQHIRASRICGKPLIIHTRAASEDTIRIMREERAGTDKGGAAGVMHCFTESLEVALAAIEMGFYISFSGILTFKSAKDLQAVAKALPLERILIETDSPYLAPMPHRGKMNEPGFVRHVGEYLADLKGLPVKQVQEVTSKNFFDLFKITP from the coding sequence ATGTATATAGATTCACATTGCCATATAAATTTCCCTGAACTCGCGGTGAGGATGCCCGAAATTTTGCAGAAAATGCAGGATAACGGTGTTACGCATGCGCTGTGCGTGTCGGTGGATTTGCCTGATTTTCCGCAAGTGTTGGCGCTGGCCGAGCAATATCCGCACATCTATGCCTCGGTCGGGGTGCATCCGGATTACGAAGACACCGAAGAGCCGAGCGCCGAGCAATTAGTCAAACTGTCGCAACACCCAAAAATTATTGCGATCGGTGAAACCGGCTTGGATTATTTTCGCCTCAAAGGAGATCTGGAGTGGCAGCGCGAACGCTTTCGCCAGCATATCCGTGCCTCACGCATCTGCGGCAAACCCTTAATTATTCATACCCGTGCGGCCTCGGAAGACACCATTCGCATCATGCGCGAAGAGCGCGCAGGTACGGATAAGGGCGGCGCGGCCGGTGTCATGCATTGCTTTACCGAATCCTTAGAAGTGGCCTTGGCGGCGATAGAGATGGGGTTTTATATTTCCTTCTCGGGCATACTGACATTTAAGAGTGCCAAAGACTTGCAAGCGGTCGCCAAGGCGCTGCCACTAGAGCGTATTTTGATAGAAACCGATTCGCCTTATCTGGCGCCGATGCCACATCGCGGCAAGATGAATGAACCAGGTTTTGTGCGGCACGTGGGTGAATATCTGGCTGACTTGAAGGGCTTGCCAGTCAAGCAGGTGCAGGAAGTTACCAGCAAAAACTTTTTTGATCTGTTTAAAATTACGCCTTAA
- the lpxB gene encoding lipid-A-disaccharide synthase: protein MTNQTRIAMVAGETSGDLLAGRLLSGLRPQLPDALMHGIGGPHMMEHGFVSDYPMEKLSVRGIFEVLMHYREISGIRKQLSQSLLAERPDVFIGVDAPDFNLDLEIQLKQAGIPTMHYISPSIWAWRGGRIKKIAQAVSHMLVVFPFEEEIYRKAGIPATYVGHPLAQVIEMEPDMAAARDALGIAQDATVVAMLPGSRISEIKYNTEAFIATAKILCARDPQLQIVVPMVGEKQRSYYINLVVAAKLDGVPVLLVNGQSHTVIAAANVVLVASGTASLEVALFKKPMVIAYKMMEASWQILKHMGYQPWIGLPNILAEEFLVPEFLQSAATPEAMAQALWQQLTDLPLQTRLKQRFTDMHHALLRDTASISAQAVLNVIASSK, encoded by the coding sequence GTGACAAATCAAACTCGTATCGCCATGGTCGCCGGTGAAACTTCCGGTGATCTTTTGGCTGGGCGCTTATTGTCCGGGCTCAGGCCGCAATTACCTGATGCGCTAATGCATGGCATCGGCGGTCCACATATGATGGAGCATGGCTTCGTCAGCGACTATCCTATGGAAAAGTTGTCGGTGCGTGGCATCTTTGAAGTGCTGATGCATTACCGCGAAATTTCCGGGATACGCAAGCAACTTAGTCAGAGTTTGCTCGCTGAAAGGCCGGATGTCTTCATCGGTGTCGATGCGCCGGATTTTAATCTGGATCTGGAGATACAGCTCAAGCAGGCCGGTATTCCGACTATGCACTACATCAGCCCTTCCATTTGGGCCTGGCGCGGTGGGCGTATCAAAAAAATTGCACAAGCGGTCTCGCACATGCTGGTGGTATTTCCTTTTGAAGAAGAAATTTATCGCAAGGCCGGCATTCCTGCCACCTACGTCGGTCATCCCTTGGCGCAAGTGATAGAGATGGAACCTGATATGGCGGCGGCACGCGATGCGCTTGGTATCGCGCAGGATGCGACCGTGGTTGCCATGCTGCCGGGTAGCCGTATTTCTGAAATTAAATATAATACCGAGGCTTTCATCGCGACCGCCAAAATCCTTTGTGCGCGCGATCCTCAGTTGCAGATCGTGGTGCCTATGGTGGGCGAAAAGCAGCGTAGTTACTACATCAATCTGGTGGTGGCGGCAAAGCTGGATGGGGTGCCGGTATTGCTGGTCAATGGGCAATCGCATACGGTGATTGCAGCTGCCAATGTGGTCTTGGTCGCTTCCGGTACCGCTTCGCTAGAGGTGGCTTTGTTTAAGAAGCCTATGGTGATCGCCTACAAGATGATGGAAGCCTCGTGGCAAATCTTAAAGCATATGGGCTATCAACCCTGGATAGGTCTGCCGAATATTCTTGCCGAAGAATTTCTGGTGCCGGAATTTTTACAATCTGCCGCCACTCCTGAGGCGATGGCGCAAGCCTTGTGGCAGCAATTGACGGATCTACCCTTGCAGACTAGACTCAAGCAAAGGTTTACCGATATGCATCATGCCTTATTGCGTGACACCGCCAGCATCTCGGCACAAGCGGTTTTGAATGTGATCGCCAGTTCCAAGTAA
- a CDS encoding ankyrin repeat domain-containing protein: MKLPKFPFSLPALLLCGLCVLVAGLSGSAHAAAYDDFLFAVKFNDVRTVQNLLAKGMDANTLEAERGETVLMIALREKSMKVVELLLKHPEIKLEARAHNGDTALMLASYLGNRAAVTQLLDAGAEVNQPGWAALHYAAINGDLKIIALLLEHAAYIDAISPNKTTPLMMAVRSGKLAAVQLLLDEGADIGLINSMNLSALDFAIQLEQKEIASELRARQQAHASRPGSAPAKSD; encoded by the coding sequence ATGAAATTGCCTAAGTTCCCCTTTTCTCTGCCCGCGCTGCTGCTCTGCGGCTTATGCGTGCTAGTCGCTGGACTCAGTGGCTCGGCGCATGCCGCCGCCTACGACGACTTTTTATTTGCGGTCAAATTTAACGATGTGCGCACCGTGCAAAATTTGTTAGCCAAGGGCATGGATGCTAATACTCTGGAGGCGGAACGGGGTGAGACGGTGCTGATGATCGCACTGCGCGAAAAATCCATGAAAGTGGTGGAGCTCTTGCTTAAGCATCCTGAGATTAAGCTGGAAGCGCGCGCGCATAACGGTGATACGGCCCTGATGCTGGCTTCCTATCTGGGCAATCGTGCCGCAGTCACGCAGTTACTCGATGCAGGGGCTGAAGTGAATCAGCCTGGCTGGGCCGCTTTGCACTATGCTGCAATCAATGGCGACCTCAAAATTATTGCCTTACTGCTGGAGCATGCCGCTTACATCGATGCTATCTCCCCCAATAAAACCACGCCACTGATGATGGCAGTGCGCTCAGGTAAATTGGCTGCGGTTCAATTATTACTCGACGAGGGCGCGGATATAGGCCTGATCAATAGTATGAACTTGTCGGCCCTCGATTTTGCGATACAGCTGGAGCAAAAAGAAATCGCCAGCGAATTAAGAGCACGCCAGCAAGCGCACGCCAGTCGGCCAGGCAGCGCGCCCGCTAAATCTGATTAA
- a CDS encoding ABC transporter ATP-binding protein, whose translation MKQNLIELNQVAKSFKAADGHDRSVLEKLDFQLAEGEIVALLGKSGSGKSTLLRIMAGLIPADTGQLSYRGKAIYGPVAGIAMVFQSFALFPWLTVQQNVELGLEAQGVASDERKSRTDAVLELIGLAGFGGALPRELSGGMKQRVGIARALVTNPDVLLMDEAFSALDVLTGETLRNDMLELWDENRIPTKGILIVSHNIEEAVMMADRIIIMSSNPGCIRSEVKIDLPRPRDVDALEVRALIDEVYGLMTMRTAQETAGGGTHTRHLGYRLPETDVSRIEGVLDLLAQAPFNGRADLPQLAEEVDLNDEELFPTYEALSLLGLAILEKGDIILSPLGQHYADADQTLRQELFGQQLLTHVPLAAHIRRNLEQESSGSLPEQPFIELLEEFLKADEAKRVLEIAIEWGRYGEVYEYDYHTGRLSLPDDDDD comes from the coding sequence ATGAAACAAAATTTAATCGAACTCAATCAGGTTGCCAAATCTTTTAAAGCGGCCGATGGGCATGACCGTAGCGTATTGGAAAAACTTGATTTCCAATTGGCAGAGGGCGAGATCGTCGCTTTGCTGGGTAAGTCGGGCTCAGGCAAGTCCACCTTATTACGCATCATGGCCGGCTTGATACCTGCCGATACCGGGCAATTATCCTATCGCGGTAAGGCTATTTATGGGCCGGTAGCCGGGATTGCTATGGTGTTTCAGTCTTTCGCCTTGTTTCCGTGGCTGACGGTGCAGCAAAATGTAGAGCTGGGTTTAGAGGCGCAGGGCGTCGCCAGCGATGAGCGCAAGAGCCGTACCGATGCCGTCTTGGAATTGATCGGTCTGGCCGGTTTTGGTGGTGCCTTGCCGCGGGAATTGTCGGGCGGCATGAAGCAGCGCGTGGGGATAGCACGTGCATTGGTGACCAATCCCGATGTGCTCTTGATGGATGAAGCGTTTTCCGCGCTCGATGTGTTGACGGGCGAGACGCTGCGTAACGATATGTTGGAGTTGTGGGATGAAAACCGTATTCCGACCAAGGGTATCCTGATCGTTTCGCATAATATTGAAGAGGCGGTCATGATGGCGGACCGTATCATCATCATGTCCAGCAACCCTGGCTGCATACGTTCGGAAGTGAAGATAGATTTGCCGCGTCCGCGCGATGTGGATGCGCTCGAAGTGCGGGCCTTGATTGATGAAGTGTACGGCCTGATGACCATGCGCACCGCGCAAGAGACTGCCGGTGGTGGTACACATACCCGCCATTTGGGTTATCGTTTGCCGGAGACCGATGTCAGTCGCATCGAGGGTGTGTTGGATTTGTTGGCGCAGGCTCCGTTTAATGGGCGTGCCGATTTGCCACAACTGGCCGAGGAAGTTGATCTCAACGATGAAGAGTTATTCCCTACCTATGAAGCCTTGAGTTTATTAGGATTGGCTATACTAGAGAAGGGCGATATTATTCTTAGTCCGCTTGGTCAGCATTATGCCGATGCCGATCAGACTTTAAGACAAGAATTGTTCGGTCAGCAATTGCTGACGCATGTGCCACTGGCCGCGCATATACGGCGCAATCTTGAGCAAGAGAGCAGCGGCAGTTTGCCTGAGCAGCCTTTCATTGAATTGCTGGAAGAGTTTTTGAAAGCCGATGAAGCCAAGCGGGTGCTTGAAATAGCGATTGAATGGGGGCGTTACGGCGAGGTCTACGAGTATGATTACCATACCGGACGCCTGAGTTTGCCGGACGATGATGACGATTGA
- a CDS encoding ABC transporter permease — MFELFNMQKRTDSATTSGPNRWDWALLPLVLALIVLFAFAAMQMSHPFAVGETLQISLDPAYLPYYLLRTILRMFTALAFSLLFSLLFAAIAVKYAAAEKVMIPALDILQSVPILGFQAIAIAPFIALFPGNLLGVECAAVFAIFTSQAWNMAFSLYQSMRTVPPELNEAARIFRLSGWQRFWRLELPFAMPGLLWNMMMSMSGGWFFLVAAEAISVAGQDIKLPGIGSYIAVAIEAENGIAIAWAITAMLAGILLYDQLFFRPLLAWADKFRFEESQGDTAQQSWLLDWMRSSYWLRSGSERMWAWLSRALGWFSLKHDGTSSLSLASSHSPLWGRAWDVTLTLACLWGVYSLVSFVHIDVGWAEVAHVVGLGLITLLRVILLIGLASLVWVPIAVWVGLRPQYSQRVQAVAQFLAAFPVNLMFPVVVFFMLSLKLNANIWLSPLMVFGTQWYILFNVVAGAATIPNELRLAADNLGLKGWLKWKRVYLPAVFPSYVTGAITASGGSWNASIVAEYVTWGKTTLVADGLGSYIKQMTELGDFHRIALGIAVMCVFVMLLNRFFWRRLYSLAEDRSS; from the coding sequence ATGTTTGAGCTTTTCAATATGCAAAAGCGCACAGATAGCGCCACTACTAGCGGTCCGAATCGTTGGGATTGGGCCTTGTTGCCCTTGGTGTTGGCATTGATCGTTTTGTTTGCGTTTGCCGCCATGCAGATGAGTCATCCGTTTGCGGTTGGCGAGACTTTGCAGATATCGCTAGATCCCGCTTATCTTCCGTATTATTTGCTACGCACGATTTTACGGATGTTTACGGCTTTGGCGTTCTCGCTGCTGTTCAGTCTGCTATTCGCCGCTATTGCGGTGAAATATGCCGCCGCCGAAAAAGTGATGATACCGGCGCTGGATATTTTGCAGTCGGTACCTATCTTGGGATTTCAGGCAATTGCGATTGCGCCGTTTATTGCCTTGTTCCCCGGCAATTTGCTCGGCGTAGAGTGCGCTGCGGTGTTTGCGATCTTTACTTCGCAAGCCTGGAATATGGCGTTTAGCCTGTATCAATCGATGCGCACGGTGCCGCCTGAGCTCAATGAGGCGGCACGTATCTTCCGACTGTCCGGTTGGCAGCGCTTCTGGCGACTGGAATTGCCTTTTGCCATGCCGGGCTTGCTGTGGAATATGATGATGTCGATGTCGGGCGGCTGGTTTTTTCTGGTGGCGGCTGAGGCGATCTCGGTGGCTGGCCAGGATATTAAATTGCCCGGTATAGGTTCGTATATTGCGGTGGCGATCGAAGCCGAAAATGGCATTGCGATCGCATGGGCGATTACCGCCATGTTAGCGGGGATTTTGCTGTACGACCAATTGTTTTTCCGTCCTTTGCTGGCATGGGCCGATAAGTTTCGGTTTGAAGAGTCGCAAGGTGACACCGCGCAGCAATCATGGTTACTCGACTGGATGCGCAGCAGTTATTGGTTGCGCTCAGGCTCTGAGCGCATGTGGGCCTGGTTAAGCCGAGCCTTGGGCTGGTTTAGTCTGAAACATGATGGCACTTCTAGTCTATCTTTAGCGTCTAGCCATAGTCCGCTGTGGGGGCGCGCTTGGGATGTGACGCTGACGCTGGCGTGTTTGTGGGGCGTGTATAGCTTGGTCAGTTTTGTGCATATCGATGTCGGCTGGGCTGAGGTGGCGCATGTAGTCGGTCTGGGTTTGATTACCCTGTTGCGGGTGATTCTGCTGATAGGCCTGGCCTCTCTGGTGTGGGTGCCGATTGCTGTGTGGGTGGGGCTGCGGCCGCAATACTCGCAGCGGGTGCAGGCAGTGGCGCAGTTTTTAGCCGCTTTCCCGGTCAACCTGATGTTCCCGGTGGTGGTGTTTTTTATGCTCTCGCTAAAACTTAATGCCAATATCTGGCTTAGTCCTTTGATGGTGTTTGGTACCCAGTGGTACATCTTGTTTAACGTCGTCGCCGGTGCCGCAACCATCCCGAATGAATTGCGTCTGGCTGCCGACAATCTGGGTTTGAAAGGCTGGTTGAAATGGAAGCGCGTGTATCTGCCAGCGGTGTTCCCTAGTTACGTGACGGGTGCCATTACCGCCAGCGGCGGCTCCTGGAATGCCAGTATCGTGGCCGAATACGTGACCTGGGGTAAAACCACTCTGGTGGCCGATGGCTTAGGCAGTTATATCAAGCAGATGACCGAGCTAGGGGATTTTCATCGGATCGCACTCGGTATCGCGGTGATGTGCGTCTTCGTCATGTTACTCAATCGTTTTTTCTGGCGCAGATTGTATTCGCTGGCGGAAGACCGTAGTAGCTAA
- a CDS encoding error-prone DNA polymerase, which yields MNKPKPGPGQMPLPSATSLPDYAELFCLSNFTFLQGASHAEELVARAVKLGYRALAITDECSLAGVVRAHEEAKKHSLPLLIGAHFKLSASDEQDGCTLIALAQNREGYGNLSELITLARTRATKGTYFITAQDFSAPPTEYAHLRGLPDCLLILVPDYPASIEALSRQAAWIKNNFPQRAWLGLNLLTRGMDELHQGRVTAIAQHQRLPLVAIGQVCMHVRSRKPLQDTLTAIRLSKSIADCGYQLAPNAEQHLRSRLRLASLYPAAALAESIKIASLCDFSLDELRYEYPDELVPAGQTPASYLKQEVYRGAQLRYPLGISANVIQKIEYELHLINDLAYEPYFLTVYDIVRFARSQGILCQGRGSAANSVVCYCLHITEVSPDSDTLLFERFLSKERGEPPDIDVDFEHQRREEVIQYLYKKYGRNRTALAAAVHTYRPKGALREAGKALGVDLALVDAVAKAHHWFDSKHDLLQRFSESGLDPDSALAQQWASLASQLLGFPRHLSQHSGGFVIAKGKLSRLVPIENAAMKQRSVIEWDKDDLESLGLLKVDVLALGMLSALKRAFDLMATLPGRPRTMQQIPREDAATYQMICRADTIGVFQIESRAQMSMLPRLRPQTFYDLVVQVAIVRPGPIQGGMVHPYLRRRQGLEAISYPKPEIEKILARTLGVPIFQEQVMRIAMVAADFSPGEADELRRAMAAWKRKGGLAHYKERIINSMQKNGYDEPFATAIFNQMLGFGEYGFPESHAASFAILTYASSWIKCHEPAVFLCALLNSQPLGFYSPSQLVQDARRHGVVVRPVTIEASNWESCLEHDDRSNDRSNDRSNDRSKTSPSAVRLGMSLLRGMSFEAAQRIQAARTQRAFSDMTDLARRAQLNRRDIEALAAGNALVSLAGHRRLALWQAVAAIPDKDLLHSVTLEEQTPVLAAPSEAQEIVSDYHSAGLTLGRHPLALLRQRLLKLRFLPAELLNTFQNRQFARGCGMVTVRQRPGTANGVLFITIEDETGPVNVIIWPSLVEQQRKEVLSARLLGVYGIWQREGEVCHLVAKRLVDLSHLLGQLESTSRDFC from the coding sequence ATGAATAAGCCTAAACCCGGGCCCGGCCAGATGCCGCTGCCTAGCGCCACCTCCCTTCCAGATTACGCAGAATTATTTTGTCTGTCTAACTTCACGTTTCTGCAAGGCGCATCCCATGCAGAAGAATTGGTGGCACGCGCCGTCAAGCTCGGCTATCGCGCGCTGGCGATCACCGACGAATGCTCTCTGGCAGGCGTAGTGCGGGCCCATGAAGAGGCGAAAAAACATAGCCTACCGCTACTGATAGGTGCGCATTTCAAACTCAGCGCCAGCGATGAGCAAGATGGCTGCACCCTGATCGCGCTGGCGCAAAATCGTGAAGGCTATGGCAATCTGTCTGAACTGATCACACTGGCACGCACCCGCGCCACCAAAGGGACCTACTTCATTACCGCACAAGATTTTAGCGCGCCACCCACCGAGTATGCCCATCTGCGCGGCTTACCCGATTGCCTGCTGATCCTGGTGCCTGACTATCCGGCCAGTATCGAAGCGCTCTCCAGACAAGCGGCATGGATCAAGAACAATTTCCCGCAACGCGCCTGGCTGGGGCTTAATTTACTCACCCGTGGCATGGATGAATTGCATCAAGGCCGGGTCACGGCGATTGCCCAACACCAGCGCCTGCCGCTGGTGGCGATAGGCCAGGTCTGCATGCATGTGCGTTCGCGCAAACCCTTGCAAGATACGCTCACGGCGATACGCCTGAGTAAAAGCATCGCCGATTGCGGTTACCAACTGGCACCGAATGCCGAGCAACATCTGCGCTCGCGCTTGCGCCTGGCCTCGCTGTATCCGGCAGCAGCGCTGGCAGAAAGCATCAAGATTGCCAGCCTGTGTGATTTTTCACTGGATGAATTGCGCTATGAGTACCCGGATGAACTGGTGCCGGCAGGACAAACGCCCGCCAGTTATTTAAAACAGGAGGTGTATAGAGGCGCACAGCTACGCTACCCGCTCGGCATCAGCGCCAACGTCATACAAAAAATAGAGTACGAGCTGCACCTGATCAACGATCTCGCTTACGAGCCCTACTTCTTAACCGTGTACGACATCGTCAGATTCGCCCGCTCACAAGGCATCTTGTGCCAGGGGCGTGGTTCAGCGGCTAATTCGGTGGTCTGCTATTGCCTGCACATCACTGAAGTCAGTCCAGATAGCGACACTCTGCTATTCGAGCGTTTCTTATCCAAAGAGCGCGGCGAACCACCCGATATCGATGTCGATTTTGAGCACCAGCGGCGCGAAGAGGTGATCCAGTATCTGTATAAAAAATACGGCAGAAATCGTACCGCGCTGGCGGCAGCAGTCCACACTTACCGCCCCAAAGGCGCTTTGCGCGAAGCCGGCAAGGCGCTCGGCGTCGATCTGGCACTGGTCGATGCTGTCGCCAAAGCACATCACTGGTTTGATAGTAAGCACGATTTACTCCAGCGCTTTAGCGAAAGCGGACTAGACCCGGATTCTGCGCTGGCGCAGCAATGGGCTAGCCTGGCGAGCCAGTTACTCGGCTTTCCTCGCCATTTATCGCAACACAGCGGCGGTTTCGTAATCGCCAAAGGCAAACTATCGCGCCTGGTGCCGATAGAAAATGCGGCGATGAAACAGCGCAGCGTGATTGAGTGGGATAAAGATGATCTTGAGTCGCTAGGCCTACTCAAGGTCGATGTGTTGGCACTGGGCATGCTCTCGGCACTCAAGCGCGCCTTTGATCTGATGGCCACCCTACCCGGCCGGCCGCGCACTATGCAGCAGATACCACGCGAAGATGCCGCCACCTATCAGATGATATGCCGGGCCGATACCATAGGCGTATTTCAAATTGAATCGCGCGCCCAAATGAGTATGTTGCCACGCCTGCGTCCGCAAACCTTTTACGATCTGGTGGTACAGGTGGCGATCGTCAGGCCCGGCCCGATACAGGGCGGCATGGTGCATCCGTATTTACGCAGAAGACAGGGTTTGGAAGCCATCAGCTACCCGAAACCCGAGATAGAAAAAATCCTCGCACGTACCCTGGGTGTGCCTATCTTCCAGGAGCAAGTAATGCGCATCGCCATGGTGGCGGCCGATTTTAGCCCGGGCGAAGCCGATGAGTTACGGCGTGCCATGGCGGCCTGGAAACGCAAAGGCGGACTGGCACATTACAAAGAGCGCATCATCAACAGCATGCAAAAAAATGGCTACGACGAGCCATTTGCGACGGCTATTTTCAATCAGATGTTAGGCTTTGGCGAATACGGTTTTCCCGAAAGCCACGCCGCCAGTTTTGCCATTCTGACTTACGCCAGCAGCTGGATCAAATGCCACGAACCTGCCGTTTTTTTATGTGCGCTGCTCAACTCACAACCGCTGGGATTTTATTCGCCATCGCAACTGGTGCAGGATGCTCGCCGTCATGGCGTCGTCGTCAGACCGGTCACGATAGAGGCGAGCAACTGGGAATCCTGTCTGGAGCACGATGATCGAAGCAATGATCGAAGCAATGATCGAAGCAATGATCGAAGCAAAACATCCCCGAGCGCGGTACGCTTAGGAATGTCACTTTTGCGCGGCATGTCTTTTGAGGCGGCACAGCGCATACAGGCGGCACGCACGCAGCGCGCCTTTAGCGACATGACGGATCTGGCGCGGCGCGCACAACTAAACCGCCGCGACATCGAAGCCTTAGCCGCTGGCAATGCGCTGGTCTCACTGGCCGGACATCGCCGCCTCGCCTTGTGGCAGGCCGTGGCGGCAATACCGGATAAAGACTTACTCCATAGCGTCACGCTGGAAGAGCAGACTCCAGTGTTGGCCGCGCCGAGCGAAGCGCAAGAGATCGTCAGTGATTACCACAGTGCCGGCTTGACACTAGGACGGCACCCGCTCGCCTTATTGCGCCAGCGCCTGCTCAAGCTGCGCTTCTTACCGGCAGAGTTATTGAACACTTTCCAGAATCGCCAATTTGCACGCGGCTGCGGCATGGTTACGGTACGCCAGCGCCCCGGCACCGCCAATGGCGTGCTATTCATCACGATAGAAGATGAGACTGGACCGGTGAATGTGATTATCTGGCCTTCGCTGGTAGAGCAACAGCGCAAAGAGGTGCTCAGCGCCAGACTGCTAGGGGTGTACGGCATCTGGCAGCGCGAAGGCGAAGTCTGCCATCTGGTGGCAAAGCGCCTGGTGGATCTGTCGCATTTACTCGGACAATTAGAAAGCACCAGCCGGGATTTTTGTTAA